In a genomic window of Diabrotica undecimpunctata isolate CICGRU chromosome 2, icDiaUnde3, whole genome shotgun sequence:
- the LOC140433607 gene encoding uncharacterized protein has translation MSRHPELSFRKPEATSLNRIQGFNKDQVSRFYDNLGKLYDEYKFPPTRIFNVDETGITNVNRPNRIIGPRGQKQVGAVTSGERGKNVTVCCCMSASGSFTPPLFIYPRLRRNSALEKDGPPGSLYSCSKSGWMNEEVLLFWIQHFANTNKPTRDDPILLVLDNHSSHCSIAIYNFCKENGIIMLSIPPHISHRLQPLDVSFFSPLKRAYDVECDSFLKSQPYEKIEMCHISTLFSKAYTRVASIDKAANGFEKTGIYPFNRNTFNEEDIFKFKR, from the coding sequence ATGTCAAGGCATCCTGAGTTAAGTTTCCGTAAACCTGAAGCAACAAGTCTTAATCGCATTCAAGGTTTCAATAAGGATCAAGTCTCAAGGTTTTATGACAATTTGGGTAAGCTGTACGATGAATACAAGTTTCCACCTACTCGAATATTTAATGTCGATGAGACTGGCATTACAAACGTAAATAGGCCTAATCGGATCATTGGACCTAGAGGCCAAAAACAAGTTGGAGCCGTTACAAGTGGAGAAAGAGGCAAGAACGTGACGGTATGCTGTTGTATGAGTGCCAGCGGATCTTTTACACCTCCACTATTCATTTATCCAAGACTGAGAAGAAATTCTGCTTTAGAAAAGGATGGGCCTCCAGGTTCTTTGTACTCCTGTTCAAAAAGCGGTTGGATGAACGAAGAAGTGCTCCTGTTTTGGATTCAACATTTTGCGAACACCAATAAACCTACAAGAGATGATCCCATTTTATTGGTGCTGGACAATCACTCCAGTCATTGCTCTATTgcaatttataatttttgcaaagaaaatggtatcattatgctgtcaATACCTCCACATATCTCGCATCGTCTGCAACCACTAGACGTTAGCTTTTTCTCACCATTGAAGCGAGCATATGACGTTGAATGTGATTCGTTTTTAAAATCTCAACCCTATGAGAAAATTGAAATGTGCCATATAAGCACTTTATTCTCAAAGGCGTATACTAGAGTTGCAAGCATAGACAAAGCTGCAAACGGTTTTGAGAAGACCGGAATTTATCCATTCAACCGAAATACATTTAAtgaagaagacatttttaagttCAAACGATAA